Proteins from a genomic interval of Tenacibaculum sp. SZ-18:
- a CDS encoding DMT family transporter: MWMYLGLLAALFLGLHNLCKKHAVQNNEVYPVLLGTLISGLLLLLPFYIGSHFFPEVTQKAGFIIQDIPLQKHGFIFIKSMIMCSSWILAYQALKHLPLTIVAPIRSGGPFFTFLGAIFIYQERPSLYQWIGFFLIIFSVYLYSQVGKKEGIIFKSNKWIYAIIGATFLGASSGLYDKFLIQKISLNPQTLQFWFCFYCILILLIVLSIIWFPKVEKRKAFKWRWSIPAVGILLQTADYFYFKALQDPEALIMLLSAIKRSQLIIAVVLGGILFKEKNKRKKLLPLAGIMLGVALILYSR, encoded by the coding sequence ATGTGGATGTATTTAGGTCTTTTAGCTGCACTTTTTCTAGGTTTACACAACTTATGTAAAAAACATGCAGTTCAAAATAATGAAGTATATCCTGTACTTTTAGGAACCTTAATTAGTGGACTTTTACTTTTATTACCTTTTTATATTGGTTCACATTTTTTTCCTGAAGTAACTCAAAAAGCTGGATTCATTATTCAAGATATTCCATTACAAAAACATGGCTTTATTTTCATAAAGTCGATGATTATGTGTTCTTCTTGGATTTTAGCATACCAAGCTTTAAAACATTTACCTTTAACTATTGTTGCTCCTATTCGTTCCGGAGGACCATTTTTTACTTTTTTAGGAGCCATATTCATTTATCAAGAAAGACCAAGTTTATATCAATGGATAGGTTTCTTCTTAATTATTTTTTCTGTGTACTTATATTCTCAAGTAGGAAAAAAAGAAGGAATTATTTTTAAAAGCAACAAATGGATTTATGCTATTATTGGAGCAACCTTTTTAGGAGCTTCAAGTGGTTTATATGATAAGTTTCTTATTCAGAAAATTAGTTTAAACCCACAAACATTACAGTTTTGGTTTTGTTTTTATTGTATTTTAATATTACTAATTGTTTTAAGTATTATTTGGTTTCCTAAGGTTGAGAAACGAAAAGCTTTTAAATGGCGTTGGTCAATTCCCGCTGTTGGAATTTTATTACAAACTGCCGATTACTTTTATTTCAAAGCACTTCAAGATCCTGAAGCATTGATTATGTTATTATCTGCAATTAAAAGAAGTCAACTTATAATTGCTGTGGTTCTAGGTGGAATTTTATTTAAAGAGAAAAATAAACGTAAAAAGCTCTTACCATTAGCCGGAATTATGCTTGGTGTTGCGCTGATTTTGTATTCTAGGTAA
- a CDS encoding bifunctional helix-turn-helix transcriptional regulator/GNAT family N-acetyltransferase gives MDALQGIGEIGIGSRLKRLSEYMMKETQVVYDNLGVDFDPYLFPTVKVILHKKEVTNTEINKSLKTSQPATTQVINKLEKKGLIVLNKHPSDKRKKVISLSKKGNDLVEDIQPLWKSIEHTIKEYTRITSDSLIEHINCLEKKFIEKSFSDAIMEHYILNYKQQLEITNFNKEYAQYFYELNIEWLKTYFYVEPFDEEVLSKPQKYIIDKGGYIFFAKLNDEVVGTVALMPLDDDGTFELTKMAVSPKNRGYKIGQQLMTKCINFAKENNFNKLLLYSNTKLENAIYIYRKFGFIEVQLEENSPYKRSDIKMVYKGL, from the coding sequence ATGGATGCATTACAAGGTATTGGTGAAATCGGAATAGGATCAAGACTTAAAAGATTAAGTGAATACATGATGAAAGAAACACAAGTAGTTTACGACAATCTTGGTGTAGACTTCGATCCGTATTTATTTCCAACAGTTAAAGTAATTCTTCACAAAAAAGAAGTTACCAATACTGAGATAAATAAAAGTTTAAAAACATCACAACCAGCAACAACTCAAGTTATAAACAAACTTGAGAAAAAAGGATTAATTGTATTAAACAAACATCCTAGCGACAAACGTAAAAAGGTTATTTCTTTATCTAAAAAAGGAAATGATTTAGTTGAAGATATTCAGCCTTTATGGAAAAGTATAGAGCATACAATAAAAGAGTATACTAGAATTACATCAGACTCTTTGATAGAACATATAAACTGTTTAGAGAAAAAATTTATTGAAAAAAGCTTTAGTGACGCTATTATGGAACATTACATATTAAACTACAAACAACAATTAGAAATTACAAATTTTAATAAGGAATACGCTCAGTATTTCTATGAACTAAACATAGAATGGCTAAAAACTTATTTCTATGTTGAACCTTTTGATGAAGAAGTTTTAAGTAAACCACAAAAATATATTATTGACAAAGGAGGATATATTTTCTTTGCAAAATTAAATGATGAAGTTGTTGGTACCGTCGCTTTAATGCCTTTAGACGATGACGGAACATTTGAATTAACAAAAATGGCTGTTTCTCCAAAAAATAGAGGTTACAAAATTGGTCAACAATTAATGACAAAGTGTATTAATTTCGCGAAGGAGAATAACTTCAACAAACTACTACTCTATTCTAATACCAAACTTGAAAATGCTATATATATTTATAGAAAGTTCGGTTTTATTGAAGTACAACTGGAAGAAAACTCTCCGTACAAACGAAGCGATATAAAAATGGTGTATAAAGGTTTATAA
- a CDS encoding OsmC family protein has translation MNKAEVKLSNRDYLAESKMRKHFAVVDEPLTVGGDDNAPTPVEYLLTALGSCVAITLRMYSQRKGWELGEISVNITQKSVQTENGVSQVFVEDISFEKEPTEEQKNRLKEIAGKCPVARIIKGENLIESNII, from the coding sequence ATGAATAAAGCTGAAGTAAAATTATCAAACCGCGACTATTTAGCGGAGTCAAAAATGCGTAAACACTTTGCTGTAGTAGATGAACCTTTAACTGTTGGAGGAGATGATAACGCACCAACACCTGTTGAGTATTTACTTACAGCATTAGGGAGTTGTGTAGCTATAACTTTACGCATGTATTCACAGCGTAAAGGTTGGGAGTTAGGCGAAATATCGGTAAATATTACACAAAAATCGGTACAAACTGAGAATGGAGTCTCTCAAGTTTTTGTGGAAGATATTTCCTTTGAAAAAGAACCAACTGAGGAACAAAAAAATAGATTAAAAGAAATAGCAGGAAAATGTCCTGTTGCGAGAATAATAAAAGGAGAAAATTTAATAGAAAGTAATATCATATGA
- a CDS encoding NADPH-dependent FMN reductase — protein sequence MKKIAAFAGSTSSTSINKQLATYAGAKITSAEVTVLDLNDFEVPLFSEDFEKNNEYPKGAESFNSELDKYDGFIVSLAEHNGSYAATFKNLFDWISRKNREVFRNKQVLLMSTSPGGRGGATVLAAAEGTFPHMGAAGITKFSLGSFYDNFKEGVIVNEELDSQLSAAVSAFENTI from the coding sequence ATGAAAAAAATAGCAGCATTTGCAGGTAGTACAAGTAGTACATCGATAAATAAACAATTAGCAACTTATGCAGGGGCAAAAATTACTTCTGCAGAGGTAACAGTTTTAGATTTAAACGATTTTGAGGTTCCATTGTTTAGTGAAGATTTTGAAAAGAATAACGAATATCCAAAAGGAGCAGAAAGCTTTAATAGTGAGCTAGATAAGTACGATGGATTTATCGTTTCATTAGCAGAACATAATGGATCTTACGCTGCCACGTTTAAAAATTTATTTGACTGGATTTCAAGAAAGAACAGAGAGGTTTTTAGAAACAAACAAGTATTGTTAATGTCAACTTCTCCAGGTGGTAGAGGAGGAGCAACAGTTTTAGCAGCTGCAGAAGGAACATTTCCGCACATGGGAGCGGCAGGAATTACCAAGTTTTCTTTAGGTAGTTTTTACGATAACTTCAAAGAAGGAGTTATTGTTAATGAAGAATTAGATTCACAATTATCAGCAGCGGTAAGCGCTTTTGAAAATACAATTTAA
- a CDS encoding MarR family winged helix-turn-helix transcriptional regulator encodes MGDISKDINTKFENNKLKAFLNIKYTASWINAREVEFFKPYGISPQQYNILRILRGAAEKTKVQIVKDRMVDRAPNVTRLMDKLLEKHLIERSRCDRDRRVVYVNITEEGLLLLSELDKSMTDFDLIERLSEEEAGILSDLLDKIR; translated from the coding sequence ATGGGAGATATATCTAAGGATATTAATACAAAGTTTGAAAATAATAAGCTAAAAGCTTTTTTAAATATAAAGTATACAGCAAGTTGGATTAATGCAAGAGAAGTTGAGTTTTTTAAACCTTATGGTATTTCTCCACAGCAATATAATATACTTCGAATCTTAAGAGGAGCAGCTGAAAAAACTAAGGTTCAAATTGTAAAAGATAGAATGGTTGATCGAGCTCCTAATGTTACTAGATTAATGGATAAGCTTCTTGAAAAACATCTTATTGAAAGATCGCGTTGTGATCGTGATAGAAGAGTCGTTTATGTAAATATTACAGAAGAAGGACTTTTATTATTATCAGAATTGGATAAATCGATGACAGATTTTGATTTAATTGAAAGGTTAAGTGAAGAAGAAGCAGGTATTTTGAGCGATTTATTAGATAAAATTAGATAG
- a CDS encoding pirin family protein: protein MKLEKFSADTRGFANHGWLKASHSFSFANFYNPERMNFGALRVLNDDIIAPGTGFGTHPHQNMEIITIPLSGKLKHKDSMSNEWLFVEPNEVQVMSAGTGIYHSEMNGSTEDHLNLFQIWIIPDKMGVSPRYNQATFSSVERKNKLQVLVSSLEDGDESGLKIHQNAKLSRIDLDKNSSFKYDLKSDKNGVYVMNISGEVAIDDYLLNQRDALGISDTSSFNVNSNSKSELLFIEIPMIN from the coding sequence ATGAAATTAGAAAAGTTTAGTGCAGATACTAGAGGTTTTGCAAACCATGGATGGTTAAAAGCAAGTCATTCTTTTAGTTTTGCAAATTTTTATAACCCAGAAAGAATGAATTTTGGAGCATTACGAGTTTTAAATGACGATATCATTGCTCCTGGTACTGGTTTTGGTACACATCCCCATCAGAATATGGAAATTATTACTATTCCATTAAGTGGAAAACTAAAACATAAAGATAGTATGTCAAATGAATGGTTATTCGTCGAACCAAATGAAGTTCAGGTAATGTCTGCGGGAACTGGAATTTATCATTCTGAAATGAATGGATCGACAGAGGATCATTTAAATCTTTTTCAAATTTGGATTATTCCTGATAAAATGGGAGTTTCTCCAAGGTATAATCAGGCAACATTTAGTTCAGTAGAAAGAAAGAATAAACTTCAAGTCTTAGTTAGTTCGTTAGAAGATGGAGATGAAAGTGGATTAAAAATACATCAGAATGCAAAACTATCTCGAATAGATTTAGATAAGAATTCAAGTTTTAAATACGATTTAAAGTCAGATAAAAATGGAGTTTATGTGATGAATATCAGCGGAGAAGTCGCTATTGACGATTATTTGTTGAATCAAAGAGACGCACTCGGTATATCCGATACTTCTAGTTTTAATGTAAATTCTAATTCGAAATCAGAATTACTTTTTATAGAGATTCCTATGATCAATTAA
- a CDS encoding TylF/MycF/NovP-related O-methyltransferase, which translates to MSNPVYIDHIKKQLLDAVNPELLEHGEYIPLDDNNYSWKLAMVRKLDLFLRKWHLAICKFNNTDTREIGKDWPSYADTMIGRKRLDNIQFCFEEVVKNNVPGDLIETGVWRGGATIFMKALLIDAGITDRNVWVADSFQGLPKPNPDKYAADKGDLHDTKEELAIPLEVVQNNFRKYNLLDDNVKFLRGWFKDTLPVAPIEKLSIIRLDGDMYESTMDGLVNLYHKLSKGGFIIIDDWGAVKACKQAVLDFRKEHNITDEIKTIDWTGVYWQKS; encoded by the coding sequence ATGAGTAATCCAGTATATATTGATCATATTAAAAAGCAATTGTTAGATGCTGTAAATCCAGAACTTCTTGAACATGGGGAATACATTCCGTTAGATGATAATAATTACAGTTGGAAGTTAGCAATGGTTCGTAAGTTAGATTTGTTTCTTAGAAAATGGCATCTAGCAATTTGTAAGTTTAACAATACTGATACTCGTGAGATTGGAAAAGATTGGCCTTCTTATGCAGATACAATGATTGGTCGTAAAAGGCTCGATAATATTCAATTTTGTTTTGAAGAAGTTGTTAAAAACAATGTTCCTGGTGATTTAATTGAAACGGGAGTTTGGCGCGGAGGTGCCACTATTTTTATGAAGGCACTTTTAATTGATGCAGGTATTACAGATAGAAATGTCTGGGTCGCAGACTCTTTTCAAGGTTTACCAAAACCAAATCCAGATAAGTATGCTGCTGATAAAGGTGATTTGCACGATACAAAAGAAGAACTAGCCATTCCTCTTGAAGTGGTGCAAAATAATTTTAGAAAATATAATTTACTTGATGATAATGTAAAGTTCTTAAGAGGATGGTTTAAAGATACTTTACCAGTAGCTCCAATTGAAAAATTATCGATTATTAGATTAGATGGCGATATGTACGAATCAACTATGGATGGATTGGTAAACTTGTACCACAAACTTTCTAAAGGAGGTTTTATTATCATTGATGATTGGGGTGCCGTGAAAGCTTGTAAACAAGCTGTTCTTGATTTTAGAAAAGAACACAATATTACCGACGAAATAAAAACAATCGATTGGACTGGTGTCTACTGGCAAAAGAGTTAA
- a CDS encoding T9SS type A sorting domain-containing protein, whose amino-acid sequence MKNIKTLLLLNLLLLDLLISAQSAPIAIDGIFDDWTSNLSTYTDTNEVLDGVNLLEFQVTNDENYLYLRIKADREFDLTEGSPILHNFYIYLDTDNDSSTGFSVRDDYGAELGIEFANRIVYNNFTSSSDPQVRFSDIEFRSAPTVTSDEFEIAIGRNVIPDGTNQLFSGNTIKILFRNRENFDWLPNLNNVFTYTFDETPTTPYTPITFEKTNNSHIRIVAYNTKLNSLLNSNKLDEYERIMKVVQPDIVGFVESSNTSTSYIKSLFDSWLPLGNSDGWFVRKHGGEVTVSKWEIIQEWDLRRQFPVLIDLPDSYGADLLYTNAHLNCCGADDARQDQADQYAAFILDAKAAGGNITLPEDTPIVYSGDLNLVGLSQQLKTLLTGDIQDTFTYGSGGPLDWDNSDLKEENALQSDIRMGYTWRSDGSSYPPGKLDFMIFSDHVLTSEKSFVIQTEVMSTERLNLYGLQKFDTSTASDHFPVVTDFSIKNSTLSNAEVSLLKNAIYPNPSFDELNIQLNTEGNYAITIFNSIGTNVLSTKISSSSIKLNIDSFATGLYHLKIGNDKGEQQMVKFIKK is encoded by the coding sequence ATGAAAAATATAAAAACCCTATTACTACTTAACTTACTACTTTTAGATTTATTAATTTCCGCACAGTCTGCACCAATTGCTATTGACGGAATTTTTGATGATTGGACTTCAAACTTATCTACTTACACTGATACAAACGAAGTATTAGATGGAGTTAACTTATTAGAATTTCAAGTTACCAATGATGAAAATTACTTATATTTAAGAATTAAGGCAGATCGAGAATTCGACCTAACTGAAGGAAGTCCCATTCTACATAATTTCTATATCTATTTAGACACGGACAATGATTCTAGTACTGGATTTAGTGTTCGTGATGATTATGGTGCAGAATTAGGAATTGAATTTGCCAATAGAATAGTATACAATAATTTCACTAGTAGTTCTGATCCACAAGTCAGATTCTCTGATATTGAATTCAGGTCAGCACCAACAGTTACATCAGACGAATTTGAAATTGCTATTGGAAGAAATGTAATTCCTGATGGAACAAACCAATTATTTTCGGGAAACACTATAAAAATATTATTTAGAAATCGAGAAAACTTTGATTGGCTACCAAATTTAAATAACGTATTTACATATACTTTCGATGAAACTCCAACGACACCCTACACTCCAATTACATTTGAAAAAACAAACAATTCACACATTCGAATTGTAGCATATAACACCAAACTTAATTCACTTTTAAACTCAAATAAACTCGACGAATACGAACGAATAATGAAAGTTGTACAACCTGATATTGTGGGCTTTGTTGAAAGTTCTAATACTAGTACAAGTTATATTAAATCTTTATTTGATTCATGGCTTCCTTTAGGAAATTCAGATGGATGGTTTGTTAGAAAACATGGAGGTGAAGTAACTGTTTCTAAATGGGAAATAATACAAGAATGGGATTTAAGAAGACAATTTCCGGTATTAATTGATTTACCAGATAGTTATGGAGCTGATTTATTATACACAAATGCCCACCTAAATTGCTGCGGAGCTGACGATGCGAGACAAGATCAAGCTGACCAATATGCAGCGTTTATATTAGATGCTAAAGCTGCAGGAGGAAATATTACTTTACCAGAAGATACTCCGATTGTATATTCAGGAGATTTAAATTTAGTTGGTTTATCTCAGCAACTTAAAACATTATTAACTGGTGATATACAAGATACTTTTACCTATGGATCTGGTGGACCATTAGATTGGGATAATTCAGATTTAAAAGAAGAAAATGCTTTGCAAAGCGATATTAGAATGGGATATACATGGAGATCTGATGGATCTTCTTATCCTCCGGGTAAATTAGACTTCATGATTTTTTCTGATCATGTGTTAACTTCTGAAAAGTCATTTGTAATTCAAACAGAGGTGATGAGTACCGAACGATTAAACTTATATGGTTTACAAAAATTTGACACAAGTACTGCGTCCGATCATTTTCCTGTTGTAACAGATTTTTCTATTAAAAATAGTACGTTAAGTAATGCTGAAGTAAGTTTACTTAAAAATGCTATTTATCCAAATCCGAGTTTTGATGAGTTAAATATTCAACTTAATACTGAAGGAAATTATGCGATAACAATTTTCAATTCTATTGGAACAAATGTATTATCAACGAAGATTTCTTCTTCTAGTATTAAGCTAAATATTGATTCTTTTGCAACTGGTTTATATCATTTAAAAATCGGCAATGATAAGGGTGAGCAACAAATGGTAAAATTCATTAAAAAGTAA
- a CDS encoding NADPH-dependent 2,4-dienoyl-CoA reductase: MTKYKNIFEPLDLGFTTLKNRILMGSMHTGLEEEKNGYDKIAAFYAERAKGGVGLIVTGGIAPNIQGWTGPFSARMSTKKHAKHHKVITEAVHKEGGKICMQILHAGRYGYHPLNVGPSAIKAPINQFKPFKLKESGIKRTIKDFVRSASLAQEAGYDGIEIMGSEGYLINQFIATRTNKRNDDWGGSYKNRMRLPIEIVKQTREKVGDNFIIIYRLSMLDLVENGSSWDEIVILAKEIEKAGATIINTGIGWHEARIPTIATSVPRAAFTWVTKKMKEEVSIPLVTSNRINMPETAERVLSEGDADMISMARPFLADPEWVNKAEQEKDDEINTCIACNQACLDHVFEQKVASCLVNPRACHETELNYLPTDKKKKIAVVGAGPAGLAASTVAAQRGHDVTLYDGDSEIGGQFNIAKQIPGKEEFYETIRYFGKQIELHNVHLKLNTRVSAEDLMQGDFDEIILATGISPRVPRINGIEHEKVLNYIDVLKLKKPVGKRVAVIGAGGIGFDLSEYLTHEGESTSQNIDAWLEEWGIDKSLEARSGIEGVEKHIHPASREIFMFKRSKGKFGGNLGKTTGWIHRANLKKKNVQFINEVQYTNIDDEGLHYTQNEEQKVLSVDNVIICAGQLPFKELLEPLKAKGVNVHVIGGADVAAELDAKRAIDQGSRLAAGL; the protein is encoded by the coding sequence ATGACGAAGTACAAAAATATTTTCGAACCATTAGATTTAGGTTTTACTACTTTGAAAAATAGAATCTTAATGGGATCAATGCATACAGGATTGGAAGAGGAGAAAAATGGGTATGATAAAATTGCCGCTTTTTATGCTGAAAGAGCCAAAGGAGGTGTTGGGCTTATCGTGACTGGAGGAATTGCTCCTAATATTCAAGGCTGGACAGGTCCTTTTTCTGCCAGAATGAGCACGAAAAAGCATGCGAAACATCATAAAGTAATTACAGAAGCAGTTCACAAAGAAGGTGGGAAAATTTGTATGCAAATATTGCATGCAGGACGTTATGGTTACCATCCTCTGAATGTAGGACCCTCTGCTATAAAAGCACCAATTAATCAATTCAAACCATTTAAGCTTAAAGAATCTGGTATTAAAAGAACGATTAAAGATTTTGTACGTTCAGCATCGTTAGCTCAAGAAGCAGGTTATGATGGAATTGAAATTATGGGCTCTGAAGGTTATTTAATCAACCAGTTCATTGCAACGAGAACTAACAAACGTAACGATGATTGGGGTGGAAGCTACAAAAACAGAATGCGTTTACCTATTGAGATAGTGAAACAAACACGTGAAAAAGTAGGAGACAATTTCATAATCATCTATCGTTTATCGATGTTGGATTTAGTAGAAAATGGAAGTTCTTGGGATGAGATTGTAATTTTAGCAAAAGAAATTGAGAAAGCGGGTGCAACAATTATCAATACAGGAATTGGATGGCACGAGGCAAGAATTCCAACTATTGCAACTTCTGTTCCTAGAGCTGCTTTTACTTGGGTTACTAAAAAGATGAAGGAAGAGGTCTCAATTCCATTAGTTACTTCCAATCGTATTAATATGCCGGAAACAGCAGAGCGTGTTTTATCAGAAGGAGATGCAGATATGATATCAATGGCACGTCCGTTTTTAGCAGATCCCGAATGGGTTAATAAAGCAGAGCAAGAAAAAGATGACGAAATAAATACCTGTATCGCGTGTAATCAAGCTTGTTTAGATCACGTTTTTGAACAAAAAGTAGCAAGTTGTTTGGTAAATCCACGTGCTTGTCATGAAACGGAATTAAATTATTTACCAACTGATAAAAAGAAAAAGATAGCAGTTGTAGGCGCTGGTCCTGCCGGTTTAGCCGCTTCCACTGTCGCTGCACAAAGAGGTCATGATGTTACTTTATACGATGGAGATTCTGAAATTGGTGGACAGTTTAATATAGCGAAACAAATTCCAGGTAAAGAGGAGTTTTATGAAACGATTCGTTATTTCGGAAAGCAAATAGAATTACATAACGTACATCTTAAATTAAATACAAGAGTTTCTGCAGAAGATTTGATGCAAGGAGATTTTGATGAAATTATTTTAGCAACAGGAATTTCACCTCGCGTACCAAGAATTAACGGAATCGAACATGAGAAAGTTTTAAATTATATTGATGTATTAAAATTAAAGAAACCAGTTGGTAAAAGAGTTGCGGTTATCGGAGCAGGAGGAATTGGTTTTGATCTTTCTGAATACTTAACTCATGAGGGTGAAAGTACTTCTCAAAACATTGATGCATGGTTAGAAGAATGGGGTATAGATAAAAGTTTAGAAGCCAGAAGTGGAATAGAAGGAGTAGAAAAACATATTCATCCAGCATCAAGAGAAATCTTTATGTTCAAAAGAAGTAAAGGTAAATTTGGTGGTAACTTAGGTAAAACTACAGGCTGGATTCATCGAGCAAATCTTAAAAAGAAAAACGTACAGTTCATCAACGAAGTACAGTATACTAATATCGATGATGAAGGATTACATTATACTCAAAATGAAGAGCAAAAAGTACTTTCTGTAGATAATGTAATAATTTGTGCTGGACAATTACCGTTTAAAGAATTATTAGAGCCGTTAAAAGCTAAAGGAGTAAATGTTCATGTAATTGGAGGAGCAGATGTAGCTGCAGAACTTGACGCAAAAAGAGCAATAGATCAAGGAAGTAGATTAGCAGCAGGCTTATAG
- a CDS encoding CAL67264 family membrane protein, whose translation MNKNTVLGYATLIMILMGILLVALAVFKYDEIAGYGFGAVALGFFSIAWVFNALKGRV comes from the coding sequence ATGAACAAAAATACAGTGTTGGGTTACGCAACATTAATCATGATTTTAATGGGGATTCTTTTAGTGGCTTTGGCGGTTTTCAAATATGATGAAATTGCAGGTTATGGTTTCGGAGCAGTTGCTTTAGGATTCTTCTCAATTGCTTGGGTATTTAACGCACTAAAAGGACGCGTATAA
- the ettA gene encoding energy-dependent translational throttle protein EttA, with the protein MSDDKKIIFSMNRVSKTYQSTGKQVLKNIYLSFFYGAKIGILGLNGSGKSTLLKIIAGVEKNYQGDVVFSPGYKVGYLEQEPQLDEDKTVLEIVKEGVADVVAVLDEYNKINDMFGLEEVYSDADKMQKLMDRQAELQDKIDASNAWELDTKLEIAMDALRTPEPDKKIGVLSGGERRRVALCRLLLQEPDILLLDEPTNHLDAESVHWLEHHLAQYKGTVIAVTHDRYFLDNVAGWILELDRGEGIPWKGNYSSWLDQKAKRLEQESKSASKRQKTLERELEWVRMAPKGRQAKSKARLKNYDKLMNQDQKQTEEKLEIYIPNGPRLGNNVIEASGVSKAFGEKLLYENLEFNLPQAGIVGIIGPNGAGKTTIFRMIMGEETPDGGTFSVGETAKIAYVDQNHANIDPNKSIWENFSDGQDLVMMGGKQVNSRAYLSRFNFSGSEQNKKVNTLSGGERNRLHLAMTLKEEGNVLLLDEPTNDLDVNTLRALEEGLENFAGCAVVISHDRWFLDRICTHILAFEGDSQVYFFEGSFSEYEENKKKRLGGDIMPKRIKYKKLIR; encoded by the coding sequence ATGTCTGACGATAAGAAAATCATTTTTTCCATGAACAGGGTTTCAAAAACCTATCAATCTACTGGAAAACAAGTTTTAAAAAATATTTATTTAAGCTTCTTTTATGGAGCAAAAATCGGAATCTTAGGTTTAAATGGTTCTGGTAAATCTACTTTATTAAAAATTATTGCAGGAGTTGAAAAAAACTACCAAGGAGATGTAGTGTTTTCTCCAGGATATAAAGTGGGATATTTAGAGCAAGAGCCTCAACTAGATGAAGATAAAACAGTATTAGAAATAGTAAAAGAAGGAGTAGCTGATGTAGTAGCTGTATTAGATGAATACAATAAAATCAATGATATGTTTGGTTTAGAAGAAGTGTATTCAGATGCTGATAAAATGCAAAAGTTGATGGATCGTCAAGCTGAGCTTCAAGATAAAATTGATGCTTCAAACGCTTGGGAGTTGGATACCAAACTAGAAATTGCAATGGATGCTTTGCGTACTCCAGAACCAGATAAGAAAATTGGAGTATTATCAGGAGGAGAAAGACGTAGAGTTGCTTTATGTAGACTATTATTACAAGAACCAGATATTTTATTATTAGATGAGCCTACCAACCACTTAGATGCTGAGTCAGTTCACTGGTTAGAACATCATTTAGCGCAATATAAAGGTACAGTTATCGCTGTAACGCACGACCGTTATTTCTTAGATAATGTTGCTGGATGGATTTTAGAATTAGATAGAGGTGAAGGAATTCCATGGAAAGGAAACTATTCTTCTTGGTTAGATCAAAAGGCTAAACGTTTAGAGCAAGAAAGTAAATCAGCATCTAAACGTCAAAAAACTTTAGAACGAGAATTAGAATGGGTTCGTATGGCACCTAAAGGTCGTCAAGCAAAATCAAAAGCTCGTCTAAAGAACTATGATAAGTTAATGAATCAAGATCAAAAGCAAACTGAAGAAAAGCTTGAAATTTATATTCCAAACGGGCCACGTTTAGGAAATAATGTGATTGAGGCTTCTGGTGTTTCTAAAGCTTTTGGTGAGAAGTTATTATATGAAAATTTAGAATTCAATTTACCTCAAGCAGGAATTGTTGGAATTATCGGTCCGAATGGTGCTGGTAAAACAACTATCTTCAGAATGATTATGGGCGAAGAAACTCCAGATGGAGGAACTTTCTCAGTTGGAGAAACTGCAAAGATTGCGTACGTTGATCAAAATCATGCTAACATTGATCCTAATAAATCGATTTGGGAGAATTTCTCAGATGGTCAAGATTTAGTAATGATGGGTGGAAAACAAGTGAATTCACGCGCATATTTAAGTAGATTTAATTTTTCTGGTAGCGAGCAAAACAAGAAAGTAAACACACTTTCAGGAGGAGAACGAAACCGTTTACATTTAGCAATGACACTAAAAGAAGAAGGAAACGTTTTACTTTTAGATGAGCCTACGAATGATTTAGATGTAAATACACTTCGAGCTTTGGAAGAAGGTTTAGAAAACTTTGCAGGTTGTGCAGTGGTAATATCTCACGACCGTTGGTTCTTAGATCGAATTTGTACACATATTTTAGCTTTTGAAGGAGATTCTCAAGTATATTTCTTCGAAGGGTCTTTCTCTGAATATGAGGAAAACAAAAAGAAACGTTTAGGTGGAGATATCATGCCCAAACGAATTAAATACAAGAAGTTAATTAGATAG